The sequence GTTGGCTGGGGACTTAAAAAATCTTCAGCAACATTTAGAAAATGAGAATGGGGGCGAAGAAGCGAAGGAAGGAGTTAAATTCGAGTTTACAGACGAGATGGGGAGGAACGCCCTGTTTGCGGCATGTTCGTTGGGGAGGAGCGCCATCGTCCGCGAGCTTGTAAAACACGGAGCCCGGCTCAACAAATGTACAGCAAGGGGTACACTTATCTTCCGTTAGCTAACCCCGCAATTACAAACGAGCTCTTTTCAAATTAATGCAGTTGAACTTCATGTTAATTAGTTTATTCTTTCATAGCTTCAAATTGATTCAATTTAGGCTGGAGGTGTTCATggggagaggtgtgtgtgtgtgtacaaggacAAGGAGTCAACAATGTAGCTATTTTTCCACCTGTGTATCCAGCGTCCCTTATTCACAATAGCAAGAACCTGATGTTTCAGTTTTACTTTGTAAACAAACAAATTAATCTATCTGCAAAATGTATTTGAATGTTAGaacagagtagaatagaatagagtcaCTTTATTTTTCACAATGGAACTTTCTGTGTAGACCCAGCTAGTTTGAAGCAGTTAACAAATATGCTGCAAACACTTTATACTAATAAATTCATAAATAAATTATGCTAATATTCTGATGCTATTATAGTTTTGAACTAAAATATAATACTAATGTACTTTACTATAATAAACTAATAATAATATACTAATACTTACATACTGTACAACTAATATGTCAATATTAATACCTATAAACTTttctaatgctactactactactactactactttcggctgctcccgttaggggtcgccagagaGGATCACCCGAAACTTTACTAACGCTAATATACTATTATCCTATTAAAttcaagagatggaaacggatgactcactgtggcgacccctaacgggaccaGCCAAAAGTAGTCGTGGATCCTATTAAATTCAACTAATTTACTAACACTTATAAAAGAAAATTAAGTAGTAACATCTTATAAACAATAATGTTTataatattgttttttttgtcatttggcAACCTTACCTATGTCGGCACAAAGCTGTAAACACTTCAATCTGTTATTGTTTGGTGTGGTCAGTGGAGCAGGACATACCTTGTGATTTTAACAGGTTATTCCCCATTGCACTGTGCTACCTGTTGGGGCCACCTGGAGACTGTGAAGACTTTGCTTGATCTTGGAGCCAATCCACAGGCCAAGAACTTCAGAGGGGAGCGACCTGTAGATGTAGCCAAGAGATATTCACACACAGACTGTGCTGACTGTCTTGATCTGGCAGGTGTGTGCTTGAGTGTGTGGCGCTCTGTGATGTTCTGAATTTATTCTTGGCATCAGAGGTGATTGATATTTGGCATCATATTTAATCAGTATctgcctgtgagtgtgtgtttccGTATTTGTGTGTTGCAGAAGCTAAACAGGACTTTCTGTCATACATAAGTTATGTAACAGACACCATCTTTGACCGAGAAAATACCCAGGGGATCCAGGTCAAATTCAACAAAGAAGAAAAGGTGACACATTTCAGTACAATACACCTCAATTTCACAACATTTCTATGCAGTCTGTGTCAAACATAAAGGAATGCTGAGATCCTACAATGTTACATTTTGAGTTGCAGGGATAGTTGAAAGTCAACTAAATCAAAGTTCATCAATGCATCCTGGTGACAAACTGACAAATCTCATGCAGTGGTTGAGTGCATAGGCTGCTGTGTTGATAAAATCTCCTGCATATGTATTTCGTGAAGAAGGCAAGATGTGTCGCATCAGATGAGCTGTATTCCCCCAAATTGTCAGTCAACTGTAATGGAAACACTTTGACATGAGTCAGTCTTTGACAGAGAATAACAGCATAACCCAGGCTACTTATTCACTAGCTAACAATCTAGTCACACATTTCATTCTTGATTAAGGAATGCTCACATGCAAACCATCATCCTATATTTTCACATCTTCACTTAACACTGAACAAAACCAGATGGAAAGAGGTTGAACTGCCCCTAATTTTTCAAAGCTTACATTAGAGTATAGAGCAGCACAATGATGCtaaacttggccaattacgccatGCTAAAACTTTCTTAAAAATTACTTTTACATTCAATTTCTGGCCTGTATATGCaagtcacaatgtgtgtgtgtgtgtgggggggacccAAGCCTTCCATTAGCAACCTTACTGTGTCCTGTTGACTATTTGGCATTGTTAAAGTTTCTCGTTAAAACCATTGGCCTCATCAAGCCAAAGCTCCATCAGGCACAGTAAGAATGAACTGTgccaaaacagatttttttttacgcACTATCATTATGAGAATAACACTCTAAATGTGCAAGTATCCTGTTATACAATCTCTTAATTGATATTCTGCCAATGTAGAACAAGTGCATGAATGCATGCTCCACCATGTCAGATTGGATTCAGAATGTCAAAAATCCTACACTCTCAGACTACACAGCCCAAAGGAAACACATGGAGGACACCCTTCAACCTATTCTCTCTAAGCTCTCAGCACAGTGTAAGTTATCTCAATATTATACTTTGCTATGTTGTTTAACAGAGGAATGGGTTTTAAGTGTGTCATAATATAGCCCAAGGTATAGAGTAAAAGTAATTgtttgtctcttttttttgtcttttatgatCAGGACTTAAGGTGGGATATCATGTGCAGGAGTCCATGATTTTACATTCATGTTATATTATTCTTATGTccatgttgtattaactctcagatgtatgtcgccttggataaaagcgtctgctaaatgaaattgtaaattgaacAGTCTAAGCTGTATTTGTAAACATGAATTAGGCTAATCTCTCCAAAAGATAGAAAACAAAGAACCATCTATCTGGCCTGTAAGCTTTTATTGAACTGTGATAGTGACAGCAATGGGAGATTGAATTTGCCAATTTAATTCATGTTTCTCTAAATTTTTACACCCAAATGTAATTCAACTGTGCTATGGATTTACAACCAGACAAGTACATTTATGCCCAGAAAATCATCCTCTTTTGTACCACTGTTACAGAACAGGGAGAGCTTAATCTCTGAGACTGTGCACGTGTTCTCGGGAAAAGGGAAACCATACAGTATTTAAATGTCCTCTTACCACTTCTAATTTATTGATCATCTCAGTTTGGTGTGTACTTACATATGCTGTTGAGGTTTTTGTTGACTTTCAAATGAAGAAAGATGTACTTTTTGACTTTCATAACTGATCAGTTTTGGAAATATAGTACAAATACAACAACTCCATTGTTTACAAACATAGTAAATATTAGAAAGCCATTATAGCGGTACCATGAATTAAAGCTAACGTTTTGTCTTTAGAACTCAGTAAACcaattggaggaaaaaaaacaaacaaactgagaATCCATTAAAAAATCCATTCTACCCATTCATCCATACTATTTCAACTATCTTCAGCTCTAAATAAAATAATCAGAGACTACTTTGAATTAGAGAATGATAAATTGTACAGTATGCTTTGCCTGTGGATACTCTCATTTCTTTTTGCAGCAGCTCAAGCTCCTGCCAAATAAGCATGGAATGTCTCAGAAGACAGAGGCGAAGGTCTTCATAATGTCAGGGGTCCTCCAGTTGTTCCAAAAATATTGGACAAATCTATTCATTACCAATACACATGACCACACAGTTTCTGCACTTGTCAATCCACTGTCACTTTACATATTATGAGACTTGTGTTGGGGAAGAAACAGCTTCAACTATGGGGGATTATGGCCCAATCTGCAATCGTATTGACCAAAAGGAAAGTCCAACGCAATTCAACGGCTGTGGGTTGAGATTATTATCCTTACCATCAGCAATACCCTCCACTACTGCTGCTAAATACCTCCCTGAGGATTTGACCCCAGGTGTATTACCACAACAGCAGAGGAGCATTGTTCCTGCACATGAGGGTTCCTGAGAGATATTGGGTAATCTATTGTGTTCGCTCATTTATTCATAATTAATTGGGACATTAACAATAAATTAGACTTTTCTTCCAGTGGCTTCATTTGTCTCAGATGATTAAAATTCACTGTGTAATTCACACTAGGTTGTCTAATGATGCACAATAGTTGGCCATTTCATTTTCGGTTCATTCTCCTTACAGCTGAATAGGTGCTATttatttcttccttccttccagtCTATCAATTTTCTTCCTGACCAATGACGCTGCCGTGGTTTTAACTACTGATCGAAAATGATTTCTGATAGGACTATTATTTGATATGACTATTTTTAAGTATATCTCTCACTTCTACCAAGCATTTGGGAGATGATCTTTGGTGAAAATACAGTACCCACTGGATTTGGGGATTGTACTGTAGCAGCGGACAAAGACTATGGCTTAACAATTGGGCATGATCAGCACAGTGTAAGTTATCTCAATATTATACTTTGCTATGCATGATCTTGCATCCTTTTAGGACCGGTACCCTCCACAGACAGGTCATTGAACATGGCCTCAGAAGGCTtggcttggtctctctctctctctctttcaataaGTCCCTCACTCAAATACTCCTTAACGGAATGATTTGATGTTTATTTATAGTAGAGGGTGGAAGGGTGGAGTTGGGGGATTGTGACCTGTATTGCATCACATAGGCTTGCTATGACAATCCATGGTTGTAATAACGCAGTTATAACCACAGAAGCAGCACTTAGCCGAAATTCACAGCTTTGCATAAAGATTGTATAGATTGCTCTAAAATTTCAAGATAAGCACCAGACTCAATCTCTCTTGACTTGGATGTGTCCAAGTACATCAATATTCAGTGAAACTAAGTTGTTTTAGTATAGACCTTTAAGGCAACAGATCTCTAATAAAAGACAAACTTTCACAGTCAAAATGTTTCTGGGGACTAGAGGTCTGAGATCTGATTGGACCCCTTATCCTTGATATTTTGGACTATGCTAATCAGTAAGATAGCATTTACATATAATAAAAGATGGTTTGCGCTGATGAAAAAAAATGTTAAGGAATCAAAAGATGGTTATTTACCAATATACCTTGTTTCAGGCATCCATAACTTAAAAAGCCATTGAAAAATTCTTCTTTGTTTTAGGTTCTAACCAAATAATTCAGGTCAGCGAAGGCAAAACGTCAATTTTAAAGGTGCAATGTACTCAATGACTTTCATCAAATGACACCTTGCATCTGATAGCATGCACACACCTGCACATATAATCACACTAGAAACTGCTTTCCCCAGTCACTATGCAGTTGATCGAGATAAGGCTTTTGGTATGCTTGACGTTTTATGTAAGCTGTTCTCGAATGCTTTGATAATAGCACCACTTTCATTTCTGTGTTCAAAGAAAGGTATAATACACCCACGACATATGTCTTGAATGTCATGTCATATCTCCCAATTCCCACTTAAACACCAGTCTTCACAGTTTTTCTTTTTATCATTCAAGCTGCTGGGACAAACCTTTTGAGAGAATACACTAACCTTCCCTATTATTGATTTTGTCTCCCAAGTGCCATCAAGAGCAAATAAGGCAGCTTAGTCCACAAAGTTTGGATGATTTTCTATTTTGGTTTAGGAAATATGTATTTGAATTATAGAATTGGCTGCATTATAAGCAAAGCCTTCCAGGTTAACCTGGCTGTGCGCCTTTGAGCTCTCTGATGCTGGAGTTACCTTCCCATCTGAGTCGGAAAAATAGTCACTATCCGAGTCATCGCCTCTACCTAGGCTAAAAATTCACTGTTTCGAGTGCTATCCAATTACCCGTACTCTTCACACTTCTCCTACACGGTGCTCCTGTATGACAGGAAAATTGTAAGTCCATTAAAACCGCTGCCACTTAGCTGAAGTGCAGATATCTTGACCTCTGCACTCTTTTGGTGCATTTTGCAGATCTTAGATTTTGAACTGATTCTGCTGTTACTTGATATCATTGTTGCTGTCATTCTGGACAACAATGTCAGCGAAATGCCTTTGTGTCTCAATGAAAATAAATATGTAAATTCTTTTTTAGGACTACTTGAGATTGTTATTAGCTGGCTATAATGCcactggaaaaaacaaaacaaaacaaaaaacgagaTATGTTCTAAAACTGGATAGCTCTGAATT is a genomic window of Lampris incognitus isolate fLamInc1 chromosome 14, fLamInc1.hap2, whole genome shotgun sequence containing:
- the ankrd45 gene encoding ankyrin repeat domain-containing protein 45, with amino-acid sequence MASKQEEIFNCVLAGDLKNLQQHLENENGGEEAKEGVKFEFTDEMGRNALFAACSLGRSAIVRELVKHGARLNKCTARGYSPLHCATCWGHLETVKTLLDLGANPQAKNFRGERPVDVAKRYSHTDCADCLDLAEAKQDFLSYISYVTDTIFDRENTQGIQVKFNKEEKNKCMNACSTMSDWIQNVKNPTLSDYTAQRKHMEDTLQPILSKLSAQSAQAPAK